A stretch of Hippoglossus hippoglossus isolate fHipHip1 chromosome 20, fHipHip1.pri, whole genome shotgun sequence DNA encodes these proteins:
- the pfkpa gene encoding ATP-dependent 6-phosphofructokinase, platelet type isoform X6 produces MAQPDTKKIFFENLSGAGKAIAVLTSGGDAQGMNAAVRAVVRMGLYVGAKVYFIHEGYQGMVDGGENIKEATWESVSSMLQVGGTVIGSARCKEFRTHEGRLKAAHNLVQYGITNLCVIGGDGSLTGANLFREEWSGLLSELVGQGLIEDEAVQKNSALHIVGMVGSIDNDFCGTDMTIGTDSALHRIIEVVDAIMTTAQSHQRTFVLEVMGRHCGYLALVSALACGADWVLIPEMPPEDGWEDKMCQKLSANRAGMKRLNIIIVAEGAIDHSNKPITTDYIKDLVVKCLGFDTRVTILGHVQRGGTPSAFDRILASRMGVEAVFALLETTANTPACVVSLCGNQSVRLPLMECVQMTQEVQKAMDEKRFEEAVKLRGRSFENNLKTYKLLAHRKPESELPVSNFNVAVLNVGAPAAGMNAAVRSAVRVGISEGHKMFAVSDGFEGLSKGQIREIKWADVGGWTGQGGSLLGTKRTLPAKHVDKIAEQMRKNNINALLIIGGFEAFLSLLELLTARGKYDEFCVPMVMVPATVSNNVPGSDLSIGADTALNAITTTCDRIKQSASGTKRRVFIIETMGGYCGYLASVGGLAAGADAAYIYEEPFDIRDLQANVEHLTEKMKTSIQRGLVLRNENSNENYTTDFIYQLYSEEGKGVFDCRKNVLGHMQQGGAPSPFDRNFGTKISAKAMQWITKKLVETFRQGRVFANTEDTCCLLGMRRRALVFQPVVQLKGDTDFVHRIPKEQWWLKLRPLMKILAKYKTSYDVSDSGQLEHVVRNRPKESDASGAM; encoded by the exons ATGGCGCAGCCGGACACCAAGAAGATCTTCTTCGAGAACCTGTCGGGCGCGGGCAAAGCCATCGCGGTGCTGACGAGCGGAGGAGATGCTCAAG GGATGAATGCTGCCGTTCGTGCTGTCGTGCGAATGGGGTTATACGTGGGTGCaaaagtttatttcattcatgaG GGATATCAGGGTATGGTGGACGGTGGGGAGAACATAAAGGAAGCCACATGGGAAAGTGTTTCCAGCATGCTACAAGTG GGTGGGACAGTTATTGGCAGCGCCCGCTGCAAAGAGTTCCGCACTCATGAGGGACGCCTGAAGGCTGCTCACAACCTGGTGCAGTACGGCATCACCAACCTCTGTGTGATCGGCGGAGATGGCAGTTTGACCGGAGCCAACCTCTTCAGGGAGGAATGGAGTGGACTGCTGTCGGAGCTGGTCGGCCAAG GTCTGATCGAGGACGAAGCTGTTCAGAAGAACTCCGCCCTCCACATCGTGGGGATGGTCGGCTCCATCGATAACGACTTCTGCGGCACTGACATGACGATCGGCACAGACTCGGCTTTGCACAGAATCATAGAGGTGGTGGACGCAATCATGACAACCGCACAGAG TCACCAGAGGACATTTGTGTTGGAGGTCATGGGCAGACACTGTGG CTACCTGGCCTTAGTGAGCGCCCTCGCTTGTGGGGCAGACTGGGTGTTGATCCCGGAGATGCCCCCAGAGGACGGCTGGGAGGACAAGATGTGTCAGAAACTGTCTGCG AACCGAGCAGGGATGAAAAGGCTGAATATCATAATTGTAGCCGAAGGGGCGATTGATCATAGCAACAAGCCCATTACCACTGACTATATTAAGGAT CTTGTCGTCAAATGTTTGGGCTTCGACACGCGGGTGACAATTCTGGGTCACGTGCAGAGAGGAGGGACCCCATCTGCTTTTGACCGCATCCTG GCCAGTCGTATGGGTGTGGAGGCTGTTTTTGCCCTGCTAGAGACCACAGCCAACACGCCAGCCTGTGTGGTGTCTCTGTGCGGGAACCAATCGGTGCGTTTGCCTCTGATGGAGTGTGTGCAGATG ACTCAGGAGGTCCAGAAGGCCATGGACGAGAAGCGGTTTGAGGAGGCTGTCAAGCTTCGGGGCAG GAGTTTTGAAAACAACTTGAAGACGTACAAACTTCTGGCTCATCGTAAACCAGAATCTGAACTGCCAGTT AGCAACTTCAATGTGGCAGTGCTGAATGTCGGTGCCCCTGCGGCGGGCATGAATGCTGCGGTGCGTTCGGCTGTCAGGGTGGGCATCTCTGAGGGGCACAAGATGTTCGCCGTCAGCGATGGGTTCGAAGGATTATCTAAGGGACAG ATCAGGGAGATTAAATGGGCTGATGTTGGAGGATGGACGGGACAGGGTGGATCTCTACTGGGAACCAAAAG AACTCTCCCTGCAAAGCATGTTGACAAAATTGCTGAGCAGATGAGAAAGAACAACATTAATGCATTGCTCATAATTGGTGGATTCGAG GCCTTCCTGTCACTGCTGGAATTGTTAACGGCGCGCGGGAAATATGACGAGTTCTGTGTGCCCATGGTCATGGTCCCAGCCACAGTCTCCAACAATGTGCCGGGCTCAGACCTCAGCATTGGCGCTGACACGGCTCTGAACGCCATCACTACT ACTTGTGACCGCATCAAGCAGTCGGCCAGTGGGACCAAGAGACGCGTGTTCATCATTGAGACCATGGGAGGCTACTGTGGCTACCTGGCCAGTGTCGGAGGCCTGGCTGCTGGAGCAGACGCTGCCTACATCTATGAGGAGCCATTTGACATCAGAGACCTGCAG GCCAATGTTGAGCAtctgacagagaaaatgaagacGAGCATTCAAAGAGGACTGGTCCTCAG GAATGAGAACAGTAACGAGAACTACACTACAGACTTCATCTACCAGCTGTATTCTGAAGAAGGGAAGGGAGTGTTTGACTGCAGGAAGAATGTGCTGGGTCACATGCAGCAG GGAGGAGCCCCATCTCCGTTCGACCGTAACTTTGGGACGAAGATCTCGGCCAAGGCGATGCAGTGGATCACCAAGAAGCTGGTTGAGACGTTCAGACAAG GCCGAGTGTTCGCCAACACTGAGGACACCTGCTGTCTGTTGGGGATGCGTCGCAGGGCTCTGGTCTTCCAGCCGGTCGTACAACTCAAGGGCGACACTGACTTTGT CCACAGGATCCCCAAGGAGCAGTGGTGGCTGAAGCTGCGTCCCCTCATGAAGATCTTGGCCAAGTACAAGACGAGCTACGACGTCTCGGACTCCGGTCAGCTGGAGCACGTCGTACGCAACCGTCCCAAAGAGTCGGACGCTTCAGGAGCAATGTGA
- the pfkpa gene encoding ATP-dependent 6-phosphofructokinase, platelet type isoform X7, with the protein MAQPDTKKIFFENLSGAGKAIAVLTSGGDAQGMNAAVRAVVRMGLYVGAKVYFIHEGYQGMVDGGENIKEATWESVSSMLQVGGTVIGSARCKEFRTHEGRLKAAHNLVQYGITNLCVIGGDGSLTGANLFREEWSGLLSELVGQGLIEDEAVQKNSALHIVGMVGSIDNDFCGTDMTIGTDSALHRIIEVVDAIMTTAQSHQRTFVLEVMGRHCGYLALVSALACGADWVLIPEMPPEDGWEDKMCQKLSANRAGMKRLNIIIVAEGAIDHSNKPITTDYIKDLVVKCLGFDTRVTILGHVQRGGTPSAFDRILASRMGVEAVFALLETTANTPACVVSLCGNQSVRLPLMECVQMTQEVQKAMDEKRFEEAVKLRGRSFENNLKTYKLLAHRKPESELPVSNFNVAVLNVGAPAAGMNAAVRSAVRVGISEGHKMFAVSDGFEGLSKGQIREIKWADVGGWTGQGGSLLGTKRTLPAKHVDKIAEQMRKNNINALLIIGGFEAFESLLQLYEARATHEELCIPMCMLPATISNNVPGTDLSIGADTALNAIVETCDRIKQSASGTKRRVFIIETMGGYCGYLASVGGLAAGADAAYIYEEPFDIRDLQANVEHLTEKMKTSIQRGLVLRNENSNENYTTDFIYQLYSEEGKGVFDCRKNVLGHMQQGGAPSPFDRNFGTKISAKAMQWITKKLVETFRQGRVFANTEDTCCLLGMRRRALVFQPVVQLKGDTDFVHRIPKEQWWLKLRPLMKILAKYKTSYDVSDSGQLEHVVRNRPKESDASGAM; encoded by the exons ATGGCGCAGCCGGACACCAAGAAGATCTTCTTCGAGAACCTGTCGGGCGCGGGCAAAGCCATCGCGGTGCTGACGAGCGGAGGAGATGCTCAAG GGATGAATGCTGCCGTTCGTGCTGTCGTGCGAATGGGGTTATACGTGGGTGCaaaagtttatttcattcatgaG GGATATCAGGGTATGGTGGACGGTGGGGAGAACATAAAGGAAGCCACATGGGAAAGTGTTTCCAGCATGCTACAAGTG GGTGGGACAGTTATTGGCAGCGCCCGCTGCAAAGAGTTCCGCACTCATGAGGGACGCCTGAAGGCTGCTCACAACCTGGTGCAGTACGGCATCACCAACCTCTGTGTGATCGGCGGAGATGGCAGTTTGACCGGAGCCAACCTCTTCAGGGAGGAATGGAGTGGACTGCTGTCGGAGCTGGTCGGCCAAG GTCTGATCGAGGACGAAGCTGTTCAGAAGAACTCCGCCCTCCACATCGTGGGGATGGTCGGCTCCATCGATAACGACTTCTGCGGCACTGACATGACGATCGGCACAGACTCGGCTTTGCACAGAATCATAGAGGTGGTGGACGCAATCATGACAACCGCACAGAG TCACCAGAGGACATTTGTGTTGGAGGTCATGGGCAGACACTGTGG CTACCTGGCCTTAGTGAGCGCCCTCGCTTGTGGGGCAGACTGGGTGTTGATCCCGGAGATGCCCCCAGAGGACGGCTGGGAGGACAAGATGTGTCAGAAACTGTCTGCG AACCGAGCAGGGATGAAAAGGCTGAATATCATAATTGTAGCCGAAGGGGCGATTGATCATAGCAACAAGCCCATTACCACTGACTATATTAAGGAT CTTGTCGTCAAATGTTTGGGCTTCGACACGCGGGTGACAATTCTGGGTCACGTGCAGAGAGGAGGGACCCCATCTGCTTTTGACCGCATCCTG GCCAGTCGTATGGGTGTGGAGGCTGTTTTTGCCCTGCTAGAGACCACAGCCAACACGCCAGCCTGTGTGGTGTCTCTGTGCGGGAACCAATCGGTGCGTTTGCCTCTGATGGAGTGTGTGCAGATG ACTCAGGAGGTCCAGAAGGCCATGGACGAGAAGCGGTTTGAGGAGGCTGTCAAGCTTCGGGGCAG GAGTTTTGAAAACAACTTGAAGACGTACAAACTTCTGGCTCATCGTAAACCAGAATCTGAACTGCCAGTT AGCAACTTCAATGTGGCAGTGCTGAATGTCGGTGCCCCTGCGGCGGGCATGAATGCTGCGGTGCGTTCGGCTGTCAGGGTGGGCATCTCTGAGGGGCACAAGATGTTCGCCGTCAGCGATGGGTTCGAAGGATTATCTAAGGGACAG ATCAGGGAGATTAAATGGGCTGATGTTGGAGGATGGACGGGACAGGGTGGATCTCTACTGGGAACCAAAAG AACTCTCCCTGCAAAGCATGTTGACAAAATTGCTGAGCAGATGAGAAAGAACAACATTAATGCATTGCTCATAATTGGTGGATTCGAG GCGTTTGagagtctgctgcagctgtatGAGGCTCGTGCTACCCATGAGGAGTTATGCATCCCGATGTGTATGCTGCCCGCCACCATAAGTAACAATGTACCGGGCACAGATCTAAGTATCGGGGCAGACACGGCCCTCAATGCCATCGTGGAG ACTTGTGACCGCATCAAGCAGTCGGCCAGTGGGACCAAGAGACGCGTGTTCATCATTGAGACCATGGGAGGCTACTGTGGCTACCTGGCCAGTGTCGGAGGCCTGGCTGCTGGAGCAGACGCTGCCTACATCTATGAGGAGCCATTTGACATCAGAGACCTGCAG GCCAATGTTGAGCAtctgacagagaaaatgaagacGAGCATTCAAAGAGGACTGGTCCTCAG GAATGAGAACAGTAACGAGAACTACACTACAGACTTCATCTACCAGCTGTATTCTGAAGAAGGGAAGGGAGTGTTTGACTGCAGGAAGAATGTGCTGGGTCACATGCAGCAG GGAGGAGCCCCATCTCCGTTCGACCGTAACTTTGGGACGAAGATCTCGGCCAAGGCGATGCAGTGGATCACCAAGAAGCTGGTTGAGACGTTCAGACAAG GCCGAGTGTTCGCCAACACTGAGGACACCTGCTGTCTGTTGGGGATGCGTCGCAGGGCTCTGGTCTTCCAGCCGGTCGTACAACTCAAGGGCGACACTGACTTTGT CCACAGGATCCCCAAGGAGCAGTGGTGGCTGAAGCTGCGTCCCCTCATGAAGATCTTGGCCAAGTACAAGACGAGCTACGACGTCTCGGACTCCGGTCAGCTGGAGCACGTCGTACGCAACCGTCCCAAAGAGTCGGACGCTTCAGGAGCAATGTGA
- the pfkpa gene encoding ATP-dependent 6-phosphofructokinase, platelet type isoform X5, which translates to MAQPDTKKIFFENLSGAGKAIAVLTSGGDAQGMNAAVRAVVRMGLYVGAKVYFIHEGYQGMVDGGENIKEATWESVSSMLQVGGTVIGSARCKEFRTHEGRLKAAHNLVQYGITNLCVIGGDGSLTGANLFREEWSGLLSELVGQGLIEDEAVQKNSALHIVGMVGSIDNDFCGTDMTIGTDSALHRIIEVVDAIMTTAQSHQRTFVLEVMGRHCGYLALVSALACGADWVLIPEMPPEDGWEDKMCQKLSATRSRGTRLNIIIVAEGALDRHGNSITSSYVKELVVKCLGFDTRVTILGHVQRGGTPSAFDRILASRMGVEAVFALLETTANTPACVVSLCGNQSVRLPLMECVQMTQEVQKAMDEKRFEEAVKLRGRSFENNLKTYKLLAHRKPESELPVSNFNVAVLNVGAPAAGMNAAVRSAVRVGISEGHKMFAVSDGFEGLSKGQIREIKWADVGGWTGQGGSLLGTKRTLPAKHVDKIAEQMRKNNINALLIIGGFEAFESLLQLYEARATHEELCIPMCMLPATISNNVPGTDLSIGADTALNAIVETCDRIKQSASGTKRRVFIIETMGGYCGYLASVGGLAAGADAAYIYEEPFDIRDLQANVEHLTEKMKTSIQRGLVLRNENSNENYTTDFIYQLYSEEGKGVFDCRKNVLGHMQQGGAPSPFDRNFGTKISAKAMQWITKKLVETFRQGRVFANTEDTCCLLGMRRRALVFQPVVQLKGDTDFVHRIPKEQWWLKLRPLMKILAKYKTSYDVSDSGQLEHVVRNRPKESDASGAM; encoded by the exons ATGGCGCAGCCGGACACCAAGAAGATCTTCTTCGAGAACCTGTCGGGCGCGGGCAAAGCCATCGCGGTGCTGACGAGCGGAGGAGATGCTCAAG GGATGAATGCTGCCGTTCGTGCTGTCGTGCGAATGGGGTTATACGTGGGTGCaaaagtttatttcattcatgaG GGATATCAGGGTATGGTGGACGGTGGGGAGAACATAAAGGAAGCCACATGGGAAAGTGTTTCCAGCATGCTACAAGTG GGTGGGACAGTTATTGGCAGCGCCCGCTGCAAAGAGTTCCGCACTCATGAGGGACGCCTGAAGGCTGCTCACAACCTGGTGCAGTACGGCATCACCAACCTCTGTGTGATCGGCGGAGATGGCAGTTTGACCGGAGCCAACCTCTTCAGGGAGGAATGGAGTGGACTGCTGTCGGAGCTGGTCGGCCAAG GTCTGATCGAGGACGAAGCTGTTCAGAAGAACTCCGCCCTCCACATCGTGGGGATGGTCGGCTCCATCGATAACGACTTCTGCGGCACTGACATGACGATCGGCACAGACTCGGCTTTGCACAGAATCATAGAGGTGGTGGACGCAATCATGACAACCGCACAGAG TCACCAGAGGACATTTGTGTTGGAGGTCATGGGCAGACACTGTGG CTACCTGGCCTTAGTGAGCGCCCTCGCTTGTGGGGCAGACTGGGTGTTGATCCCGGAGATGCCCCCAGAGGACGGCTGGGAGGACAAGATGTGTCAGAAACTGTCTGCG ACCCGTTCCAGAGGCACAAGGCTGAACATAATCATAGTTGCAGAGGGAGCCCTAGACAGACACGGGAATTCTATAACCTCTAGTTATGTCAAGGAA CTTGTCGTCAAATGTTTGGGCTTCGACACGCGGGTGACAATTCTGGGTCACGTGCAGAGAGGAGGGACCCCATCTGCTTTTGACCGCATCCTG GCCAGTCGTATGGGTGTGGAGGCTGTTTTTGCCCTGCTAGAGACCACAGCCAACACGCCAGCCTGTGTGGTGTCTCTGTGCGGGAACCAATCGGTGCGTTTGCCTCTGATGGAGTGTGTGCAGATG ACTCAGGAGGTCCAGAAGGCCATGGACGAGAAGCGGTTTGAGGAGGCTGTCAAGCTTCGGGGCAG GAGTTTTGAAAACAACTTGAAGACGTACAAACTTCTGGCTCATCGTAAACCAGAATCTGAACTGCCAGTT AGCAACTTCAATGTGGCAGTGCTGAATGTCGGTGCCCCTGCGGCGGGCATGAATGCTGCGGTGCGTTCGGCTGTCAGGGTGGGCATCTCTGAGGGGCACAAGATGTTCGCCGTCAGCGATGGGTTCGAAGGATTATCTAAGGGACAG ATCAGGGAGATTAAATGGGCTGATGTTGGAGGATGGACGGGACAGGGTGGATCTCTACTGGGAACCAAAAG AACTCTCCCTGCAAAGCATGTTGACAAAATTGCTGAGCAGATGAGAAAGAACAACATTAATGCATTGCTCATAATTGGTGGATTCGAG GCGTTTGagagtctgctgcagctgtatGAGGCTCGTGCTACCCATGAGGAGTTATGCATCCCGATGTGTATGCTGCCCGCCACCATAAGTAACAATGTACCGGGCACAGATCTAAGTATCGGGGCAGACACGGCCCTCAATGCCATCGTGGAG ACTTGTGACCGCATCAAGCAGTCGGCCAGTGGGACCAAGAGACGCGTGTTCATCATTGAGACCATGGGAGGCTACTGTGGCTACCTGGCCAGTGTCGGAGGCCTGGCTGCTGGAGCAGACGCTGCCTACATCTATGAGGAGCCATTTGACATCAGAGACCTGCAG GCCAATGTTGAGCAtctgacagagaaaatgaagacGAGCATTCAAAGAGGACTGGTCCTCAG GAATGAGAACAGTAACGAGAACTACACTACAGACTTCATCTACCAGCTGTATTCTGAAGAAGGGAAGGGAGTGTTTGACTGCAGGAAGAATGTGCTGGGTCACATGCAGCAG GGAGGAGCCCCATCTCCGTTCGACCGTAACTTTGGGACGAAGATCTCGGCCAAGGCGATGCAGTGGATCACCAAGAAGCTGGTTGAGACGTTCAGACAAG GCCGAGTGTTCGCCAACACTGAGGACACCTGCTGTCTGTTGGGGATGCGTCGCAGGGCTCTGGTCTTCCAGCCGGTCGTACAACTCAAGGGCGACACTGACTTTGT CCACAGGATCCCCAAGGAGCAGTGGTGGCTGAAGCTGCGTCCCCTCATGAAGATCTTGGCCAAGTACAAGACGAGCTACGACGTCTCGGACTCCGGTCAGCTGGAGCACGTCGTACGCAACCGTCCCAAAGAGTCGGACGCTTCAGGAGCAATGTGA
- the pfkpa gene encoding ATP-dependent 6-phosphofructokinase, platelet type isoform X3 yields the protein MAQPDTKKIFFENLSGAGKAIAVLTSGGDAQGMNAAVRAVVRMGLYVGAKVYFIHEGYQGMVDGGENIKEATWESVSSMLQVGGTVIGSARCKEFRTHEGRLKAAHNLVQYGITNLCVIGGDGSLTGANLFREEWSGLLSELVGQGLIEDEAVQKNSALHIVGMVGSIDNDFCGTDMTIGTDSALHRIIEVVDAIMTTAQSHQRTFVLEVMGRHCGYLALVSALACGADWVLIPEMPPEDGWEDKMCQKLSANRAGMKRLNIIIVAEGAIDHSNKPITTDYIKDLVVKCLGFDTRVTILGHVQRGGTPSAFDRILASRMGVEAVFALLETTANTPACVVSLCGNQSVRLPLMECVQMTQEVQKAMDEKRFEEAVKLRGRSFENNLKTYKLLAHRKPESELPVSNFNVAVLNVGAPAAGMNAAVRSAVRVGISEGHKMFAVSDGFEGLSKGQIREIKWADVGGWTGQGGSLLGTKRTLPAKHVDKIAEQMRKNNINALLIIGGFEAFLSLLELLTARGKYDEFCVPMVMVPATVSNNVPGSDLSIGADTALNAITTTCDRIKQSASGTKRRVFIIETMGGYCGYLASVGGLAAGADAAYIYEEPFDIRDLQANVEHLTEKMKTSIQRGLVLRNENSNENYTTDFIYQLYSEEGKGVFDCRKNVLGHMQQGGAPSPFDRNFGTKISAKAMQWITKKLVETFRQDEGRVFANTEDTCCLLGMRRRALVFQPVVQLKGDTDFVHRIPKEQWWLKLRPLMKILAKYKTSYDVSDSGQLEHVVRNRPKESDASGAM from the exons ATGGCGCAGCCGGACACCAAGAAGATCTTCTTCGAGAACCTGTCGGGCGCGGGCAAAGCCATCGCGGTGCTGACGAGCGGAGGAGATGCTCAAG GGATGAATGCTGCCGTTCGTGCTGTCGTGCGAATGGGGTTATACGTGGGTGCaaaagtttatttcattcatgaG GGATATCAGGGTATGGTGGACGGTGGGGAGAACATAAAGGAAGCCACATGGGAAAGTGTTTCCAGCATGCTACAAGTG GGTGGGACAGTTATTGGCAGCGCCCGCTGCAAAGAGTTCCGCACTCATGAGGGACGCCTGAAGGCTGCTCACAACCTGGTGCAGTACGGCATCACCAACCTCTGTGTGATCGGCGGAGATGGCAGTTTGACCGGAGCCAACCTCTTCAGGGAGGAATGGAGTGGACTGCTGTCGGAGCTGGTCGGCCAAG GTCTGATCGAGGACGAAGCTGTTCAGAAGAACTCCGCCCTCCACATCGTGGGGATGGTCGGCTCCATCGATAACGACTTCTGCGGCACTGACATGACGATCGGCACAGACTCGGCTTTGCACAGAATCATAGAGGTGGTGGACGCAATCATGACAACCGCACAGAG TCACCAGAGGACATTTGTGTTGGAGGTCATGGGCAGACACTGTGG CTACCTGGCCTTAGTGAGCGCCCTCGCTTGTGGGGCAGACTGGGTGTTGATCCCGGAGATGCCCCCAGAGGACGGCTGGGAGGACAAGATGTGTCAGAAACTGTCTGCG AACCGAGCAGGGATGAAAAGGCTGAATATCATAATTGTAGCCGAAGGGGCGATTGATCATAGCAACAAGCCCATTACCACTGACTATATTAAGGAT CTTGTCGTCAAATGTTTGGGCTTCGACACGCGGGTGACAATTCTGGGTCACGTGCAGAGAGGAGGGACCCCATCTGCTTTTGACCGCATCCTG GCCAGTCGTATGGGTGTGGAGGCTGTTTTTGCCCTGCTAGAGACCACAGCCAACACGCCAGCCTGTGTGGTGTCTCTGTGCGGGAACCAATCGGTGCGTTTGCCTCTGATGGAGTGTGTGCAGATG ACTCAGGAGGTCCAGAAGGCCATGGACGAGAAGCGGTTTGAGGAGGCTGTCAAGCTTCGGGGCAG GAGTTTTGAAAACAACTTGAAGACGTACAAACTTCTGGCTCATCGTAAACCAGAATCTGAACTGCCAGTT AGCAACTTCAATGTGGCAGTGCTGAATGTCGGTGCCCCTGCGGCGGGCATGAATGCTGCGGTGCGTTCGGCTGTCAGGGTGGGCATCTCTGAGGGGCACAAGATGTTCGCCGTCAGCGATGGGTTCGAAGGATTATCTAAGGGACAG ATCAGGGAGATTAAATGGGCTGATGTTGGAGGATGGACGGGACAGGGTGGATCTCTACTGGGAACCAAAAG AACTCTCCCTGCAAAGCATGTTGACAAAATTGCTGAGCAGATGAGAAAGAACAACATTAATGCATTGCTCATAATTGGTGGATTCGAG GCCTTCCTGTCACTGCTGGAATTGTTAACGGCGCGCGGGAAATATGACGAGTTCTGTGTGCCCATGGTCATGGTCCCAGCCACAGTCTCCAACAATGTGCCGGGCTCAGACCTCAGCATTGGCGCTGACACGGCTCTGAACGCCATCACTACT ACTTGTGACCGCATCAAGCAGTCGGCCAGTGGGACCAAGAGACGCGTGTTCATCATTGAGACCATGGGAGGCTACTGTGGCTACCTGGCCAGTGTCGGAGGCCTGGCTGCTGGAGCAGACGCTGCCTACATCTATGAGGAGCCATTTGACATCAGAGACCTGCAG GCCAATGTTGAGCAtctgacagagaaaatgaagacGAGCATTCAAAGAGGACTGGTCCTCAG GAATGAGAACAGTAACGAGAACTACACTACAGACTTCATCTACCAGCTGTATTCTGAAGAAGGGAAGGGAGTGTTTGACTGCAGGAAGAATGTGCTGGGTCACATGCAGCAG GGAGGAGCCCCATCTCCGTTCGACCGTAACTTTGGGACGAAGATCTCGGCCAAGGCGATGCAGTGGATCACCAAGAAGCTGGTTGAGACGTTCAGACAAG ATGAAG GCCGAGTGTTCGCCAACACTGAGGACACCTGCTGTCTGTTGGGGATGCGTCGCAGGGCTCTGGTCTTCCAGCCGGTCGTACAACTCAAGGGCGACACTGACTTTGT CCACAGGATCCCCAAGGAGCAGTGGTGGCTGAAGCTGCGTCCCCTCATGAAGATCTTGGCCAAGTACAAGACGAGCTACGACGTCTCGGACTCCGGTCAGCTGGAGCACGTCGTACGCAACCGTCCCAAAGAGTCGGACGCTTCAGGAGCAATGTGA